In Natrinema versiforme, the following are encoded in one genomic region:
- a CDS encoding glucodextranase DOMON-like domain-containing protein yields the protein MATSGGQALHLELATSEQVDSLPRYSAPNQTYFDVSIAKNPTIGDAFITVDGENDGSVIGGESFEVYIDGEKYADDLVRIPPGGGNTDLSVTIDELGTYEVSVGPAGSDPLITEEVTVETDLPLDEQITEWTDPKGDDHGPGSYTYPQHGWFNEDAFDIDTFEIWETEDRYQFLFTIHGDLQNPRGFSGGFSMQVPELYLRDPTADGAPESTEARPGVNATFEQPYHYRFVNIEGSVDELENKGDPSRLESADGTTITEDVTVHASSTLDGIMFDVPKNAIGAVSNMEVTPLMLSQDDSVETRIREVVSTETWESGWQHDWQFGGGRDDDMNPNVIDMVTPSGVSQEDALPYSDIE from the coding sequence ATGGCGACGAGCGGCGGCCAGGCGCTGCACTTGGAACTGGCCACGAGCGAGCAGGTCGATTCGCTTCCGCGGTACTCCGCACCGAACCAAACGTACTTCGACGTATCCATCGCGAAGAACCCCACGATCGGAGATGCGTTCATAACCGTCGACGGGGAGAACGACGGCTCCGTCATCGGCGGGGAATCGTTCGAGGTATACATCGACGGTGAGAAGTACGCCGATGACCTCGTCCGGATCCCGCCTGGTGGCGGGAACACCGACCTCTCGGTTACGATCGATGAGCTGGGCACGTACGAAGTGTCAGTCGGACCCGCTGGATCTGACCCTCTCATCACTGAAGAGGTGACCGTCGAGACCGATCTCCCTCTAGACGAGCAAATTACCGAGTGGACCGATCCGAAGGGCGACGACCACGGTCCTGGATCGTACACGTATCCGCAGCACGGGTGGTTCAACGAGGATGCGTTCGACATCGACACCTTCGAGATCTGGGAGACCGAGGATCGCTACCAGTTCCTGTTCACGATCCACGGCGACCTGCAGAACCCCCGGGGCTTCTCTGGCGGCTTCTCCATGCAGGTGCCAGAACTCTACCTCAGAGATCCAACTGCCGATGGTGCCCCCGAATCGACGGAAGCCCGGCCGGGTGTGAACGCGACCTTCGAGCAACCGTACCACTACCGCTTCGTGAATATCGAAGGCTCAGTGGACGAGCTAGAGAACAAGGGGGATCCCTCTCGCCTCGAATCCGCCGACGGGACGACGATCACTGAAGACGTGACGGTGCACGCGTCGTCGACTCTGGACGGTATCATGTTCGACGTACCTAAGAATGCTATCGGCGCTGTGAGCAACATGGAGGTAACTCCGCTGATGCTCTCGCAAGACGATTCCGTGGAGACCCGCATCCGCGAAGTAGTCAGCACCGAGACCTGGGAGAGCGGTTGGCAACACGACTGGCAGTTCGGCGGTGGTCGTGACGACGATATGAATCCGAATGTGATCGATATGGTGACACCATCTGGCGTCTCACAGGAAGACGCACTCCCGTACTCCGACATTGAATAG
- a CDS encoding TrmB family transcriptional regulator sugar-binding domain-containing protein: MPDEELSAMLKSYGLTDKEVDTYLTILEDPGETTASTVANEAGVSKRHVYNTAVRLEEKNLVEINDFVTPTILRPTPPERVEESLHSEVDTLTDLIDSRFSQEENDIGPVEVLKSRTTFIKRMQQLIDSAEEIITIAIPPSLLSSLSGNLEDAVERGTFVLLVVYGSTLDQNDAGADLSIDGLAHAVRIRWDDISIQLTVDSRFGLIAPRDLLTNPEKQSAAVAFGQSYLEPVLFGAFLGDVWKFSEEIYTKPADNLPETYTNFLLTTSQAALHANDGHELHATVEARSAHDTSSTEQLEGRVMEIQQQIVEPTSGSALEHAIDIRTDDGVVSIGGEQAVIEDYEAVTVRLDHKES; this comes from the coding sequence ATGCCCGATGAAGAACTTTCCGCAATGCTGAAATCGTACGGCCTGACCGACAAGGAGGTTGATACGTATCTCACAATCCTAGAAGACCCGGGAGAGACGACCGCTAGTACGGTCGCCAACGAAGCTGGCGTCTCTAAGCGTCATGTTTACAATACGGCGGTTCGCCTTGAAGAGAAGAATCTAGTCGAGATAAACGATTTTGTGACCCCCACGATACTGCGTCCGACGCCACCAGAGCGTGTCGAGGAATCTCTGCATTCCGAGGTAGATACCCTCACCGATCTGATAGACAGCCGATTCAGTCAAGAAGAGAACGACATCGGACCAGTCGAAGTGCTCAAGTCTCGTACGACGTTCATCAAACGAATGCAACAGCTTATCGACAGTGCAGAAGAGATTATCACGATCGCCATACCTCCGTCGCTCCTGTCGAGTTTGAGTGGAAATCTGGAGGATGCGGTCGAGAGAGGTACTTTCGTGTTACTGGTGGTCTACGGGAGCACACTTGATCAAAACGACGCTGGCGCCGATCTGAGCATAGACGGACTCGCCCACGCGGTTCGCATCAGATGGGATGACATCTCTATCCAACTTACCGTGGACTCGAGATTCGGTCTGATCGCACCTCGTGATCTCCTAACGAACCCGGAGAAACAGTCCGCAGCAGTCGCATTCGGGCAGTCCTATCTCGAACCAGTGTTATTCGGAGCCTTCCTCGGCGATGTCTGGAAGTTTTCCGAAGAGATATACACAAAACCGGCTGACAACCTTCCCGAGACCTACACCAACTTTCTACTCACGACGTCTCAGGCGGCTCTACACGCCAACGACGGGCACGAGTTGCACGCCACCGTTGAAGCGAGATCGGCACATGACACCAGTTCGACTGAGCAACTGGAAGGGAGAGTCATGGAAATACAACAGCAAATCGTGGAACCCACAAGCGGCTCTGCCCTGGAACATGCGATCGATATCCGAACTGACGACGGTGTGGTTAGTATTGGCGGAGAACAAGCGGTTATAGAAGATTACGAAGCAGTAACGGTTCGGCTTGATCACAAGGAGTCGTAA
- a CDS encoding glycoside hydrolase family 97 catalytic domain-containing protein, translating to MARDTNTLEDEQSKEEIVSSGSTGRRGFLSTITGLGVAASLPLGAGDASAAPISEGPVQSSYSLQSPDGAVTVDIKISDGSASYSLAFDGQTLLDSSNLGIELGDGTLDGNLAVTGSRTVTHDETWSPVWGGFSEIRNHCNQLEIGLETTDSPRRVLTLEFRAFDDGVGFRYVFPDQENLGDFSITSENTGFEFAGDYESWWIPNDWDNYEYFYFNTPISEVHAGDQQNHDKTSDPLPENNSEVKKDGTNTPLTMKAADDCYLSIHEAALTDYAGMTLTQVSQGTTSFESSLVPRPSGDKVWATTPHASPWRTVQLGRSPGDLVESRLLLNLNEPCKIDDTSWIEPQKYCGVWWELHIGKSKWPNGEDDGVSIGARTENVKRYMDFASEHGIGTVVAEGWNKSYDSDMIYTDSGEHFDHRDAWDYGQSLNPSVSFMAHNETVGYVDRYERQLDDAYSWYGEEVAVNSIKSGYVDEDNVNLHDQTHHHHDQEMVKHYRRSITTAAENELMLNAHEPIKPTGVRRTYPNFMTREGAAGLEYQNFSADGIPPSHTVTTPFTRMLAGPIDHCPGIFDVFYDEYEGGLQADPDCRVQTTRARQLAHYPMILSGLQMVADLVEYYVDGDDLSDVPPEFQFIKDVPVDWDETTVPTASIGEYTAIARRSGTDWWVGVATDENPRTVDVPLEFLDSETTYTATIYADGPDCDFATNPHDVERSRYLVDETTTIKSEMVKGGGQAIRIEPATSDETDSLQWYSGDDITDTVTYQLKAKHSGKYLDVEGGSTDDGATVHQWSDEGQTSAHWIVDELSDERYRLRNENSGKYLDVEGGSIDDGADVHQWSEADVDYQKWEIEHISDDEYRVVNSHSAKVLAVENASVSDGANVHQSEWDDTENQRWVFERV from the coding sequence ATGGCGAGAGATACCAATACGTTAGAGGATGAACAAAGTAAGGAGGAAATCGTTTCCTCTGGTAGTACAGGTCGGCGGGGATTTCTGAGTACGATTACTGGGCTTGGAGTTGCTGCGTCGTTGCCGCTCGGAGCTGGTGACGCTAGTGCTGCACCGATCTCCGAGGGGCCGGTTCAATCCTCCTACTCGCTGCAGTCACCTGATGGAGCGGTAACGGTCGACATCAAAATCAGTGACGGGTCAGCGTCATATTCGCTGGCGTTTGACGGTCAGACCCTGCTCGATAGTTCGAACCTTGGAATTGAACTTGGCGATGGCACCTTGGACGGCAACCTCGCGGTCACAGGCAGCAGAACAGTCACGCACGACGAGACGTGGAGTCCAGTTTGGGGTGGTTTCAGTGAGATCCGCAACCACTGCAACCAACTGGAAATCGGACTGGAGACGACTGATTCTCCCCGTCGGGTGCTTACCTTGGAGTTCCGAGCGTTCGACGATGGCGTCGGGTTCCGGTACGTGTTCCCCGATCAGGAAAACCTCGGGGACTTCTCTATTACGTCCGAGAACACGGGCTTTGAGTTCGCCGGCGATTACGAGTCGTGGTGGATCCCCAACGACTGGGACAACTACGAGTACTTTTACTTCAACACGCCCATCAGCGAGGTTCATGCAGGCGACCAGCAGAACCATGACAAGACCTCCGATCCCCTCCCGGAGAACAATTCGGAGGTCAAGAAGGATGGTACCAACACGCCACTGACGATGAAGGCGGCCGACGACTGTTACCTGAGCATCCATGAGGCGGCGCTAACAGACTACGCCGGCATGACACTCACGCAAGTCAGTCAGGGGACGACCAGTTTCGAGTCGTCGCTGGTACCCCGACCAAGCGGTGATAAAGTCTGGGCGACGACCCCGCACGCTTCTCCATGGCGGACGGTGCAACTCGGTCGATCGCCTGGCGATCTGGTCGAATCGCGGCTCCTCCTCAATCTCAACGAACCGTGCAAGATTGATGATACCTCCTGGATTGAGCCACAGAAGTACTGTGGCGTCTGGTGGGAACTCCATATCGGGAAGTCCAAGTGGCCCAATGGGGAGGACGACGGTGTTTCGATTGGCGCACGGACGGAAAATGTCAAACGCTACATGGACTTCGCGAGCGAGCACGGCATCGGGACAGTCGTGGCTGAAGGCTGGAACAAATCGTACGACTCGGACATGATTTACACCGACTCCGGGGAGCATTTCGATCACCGAGATGCGTGGGACTATGGCCAGTCACTGAACCCCTCGGTCAGCTTCATGGCCCACAACGAGACCGTCGGCTACGTCGACCGGTATGAACGGCAACTGGATGATGCCTATTCGTGGTACGGTGAGGAAGTTGCCGTCAATTCGATCAAATCGGGCTACGTCGACGAAGACAACGTCAATCTACACGACCAGACACACCACCATCACGATCAAGAGATGGTCAAACACTACCGGCGGTCAATCACGACGGCCGCCGAGAACGAACTAATGCTCAATGCCCACGAGCCGATCAAACCCACTGGTGTCCGCCGGACCTATCCCAACTTCATGACCAGAGAGGGTGCCGCCGGACTCGAATACCAGAACTTCAGCGCCGATGGTATTCCTCCTAGCCACACCGTTACGACGCCGTTCACGCGGATGCTGGCCGGACCGATCGACCACTGTCCGGGCATCTTCGACGTGTTTTACGACGAGTACGAAGGCGGTTTGCAGGCTGATCCCGACTGCCGAGTCCAGACGACCCGAGCGCGCCAGTTGGCGCACTACCCGATGATTCTCAGCGGCCTCCAGATGGTCGCCGACCTCGTCGAGTACTACGTCGACGGTGACGACCTTTCCGACGTTCCGCCGGAGTTCCAGTTCATCAAGGATGTCCCCGTCGACTGGGACGAAACGACGGTCCCAACCGCATCCATCGGCGAGTACACGGCTATCGCTCGTCGAAGTGGAACCGACTGGTGGGTCGGCGTCGCCACCGACGAGAATCCCCGAACCGTCGACGTACCGCTTGAGTTCCTCGACAGTGAAACAACCTACACGGCGACGATCTACGCTGATGGTCCCGACTGCGACTTCGCGACCAATCCCCACGATGTCGAAAGGAGTCGATATCTGGTCGACGAGACGACGACGATCAAGTCGGAGATGGTAAAAGGTGGCGGACAGGCGATCCGGATTGAGCCTGCGACCAGCGATGAAACAGACAGTCTCCAGTGGTACAGCGGCGATGACATCACTGACACGGTAACGTATCAGTTGAAGGCAAAACACAGCGGGAAGTATCTCGATGTTGAAGGTGGATCGACTGATGACGGGGCGACAGTCCATCAATGGTCTGACGAGGGGCAGACCTCTGCCCACTGGATCGTTGACGAACTCAGTGACGAACGCTATCGGCTGCGAAACGAGAACAGTGGAAAGTATCTCGACGTCGAAGGCGGATCGATCGATGACGGGGCAGACGTCCACCAGTGGTCAGAAGCCGACGTTGACTACCAGAAATGGGAAATCGAGCATATTAGTGACGACGAATATCGCGTTGTCAACTCTCATAGTGCGAAGGTCCTTGCTGTCGAGAACGCTTCGGTCAGTGACGGGGCAAACGTTCACCAATCGGAGTGGGACGATACAGAGAATCAGCGGTGGGTATTCGAACGAGTGTAG